One window from the genome of Kaistella carnis encodes:
- a CDS encoding bifunctional metallophosphatase/5'-nucleotidase: protein MNRKQFLKTVGGGTLAMTMAPNFLMAESFNALSSASEYQLTILHTNDQHSRIEPFDASYTRNPNQGGFARRAALIQKIRSEEKNILLLDSGDIFQGTPYFNFFGGELEFKLMSMMGYDASTMGNHDFDNGLQGFKKVRPVAKFPFICSNYDFKNTILDGETEPFKIFNKNGIKVGVFGVGIQLEGLVGKKDYGETAYLDPIEIAQHYSDFLRNEKKCDLVICLSHIGYDYKDNPEKVSDKILAAKTDGIDLILGGHTHTFLPEPQSFMNRKGKNVLVNQVGWAGLLLGKINFYFDKNKSVKNISWNNQVIDDTILV, encoded by the coding sequence ATGAATAGGAAACAGTTTTTAAAAACCGTGGGTGGGGGAACATTAGCAATGACCATGGCGCCTAATTTTTTGATGGCCGAAAGTTTTAATGCTTTAAGTAGCGCTTCGGAATATCAGCTCACTATTCTTCATACAAACGATCAACACAGTAGAATTGAACCTTTTGATGCCAGTTATACAAGAAATCCCAATCAGGGTGGTTTTGCAAGACGGGCAGCTTTAATTCAGAAAATTCGAAGTGAAGAAAAAAATATTCTTTTGCTGGATTCCGGAGATATTTTTCAGGGAACCCCTTATTTTAATTTTTTTGGTGGTGAACTTGAATTTAAATTGATGTCGATGATGGGTTATGATGCATCAACTATGGGTAATCACGATTTTGATAATGGATTACAAGGTTTTAAGAAAGTAAGACCGGTGGCTAAATTTCCATTTATTTGCTCCAATTATGATTTTAAAAATACCATTTTAGACGGAGAAACAGAACCTTTCAAAATCTTTAATAAAAACGGAATTAAAGTTGGGGTTTTTGGAGTAGGAATTCAATTGGAAGGATTGGTTGGTAAGAAAGATTATGGCGAAACCGCTTACTTAGATCCGATTGAAATTGCACAGCATTATTCCGATTTTTTACGGAATGAAAAGAAATGTGATTTGGTGATTTGCTTGTCTCATATTGGATATGATTATAAAGACAATCCGGAGAAAGTTTCAGACAAAATTTTAGCTGCAAAGACTGATGGTATTGATTTAATTTTAGGTGGTCATACCCATACTTTTTTGCCCGAGCCACAATCATTTATGAACAGAAAAGGAAAAAATGTTTTGGTGAATCAAGTTGGTTGGGCAGGATTGCTTTTAGGCAAAATCAACTTTTATTTCGATAAAAACAAAAGCGTGAAAAATATTTCCTGGAATAATCAAGTTATAGATGATACCATTTTAGTATAA
- a CDS encoding lysophospholipid acyltransferase family protein produces the protein MAKKNIFTDAFGNLYFLKRLIIFILGMVSYRRFNGFNKLKISGSEHLVDLPDSNVLFVSNHQTYFADVAAMYHAFCAVNNGYLNSIKNPIYLLNPKVDFYYVAAEETMNKGLMTKIFKLAGAVTVKRTWRAEGHNVNRMVDLNEVDNIMKALNNGWVITFPQGTTAAFAQGRKGTAKLVKNNKPIVIPIKINGFRRAFDKKGLKVKVTGVKPTMEFKAPLDIDYDNEDAQAIMHKIMVAIEQTEDFNVLHDYDEELKAQKAEVKN, from the coding sequence ATGGCGAAGAAAAATATCTTCACAGATGCGTTTGGCAATCTGTATTTTTTAAAAAGACTGATCATTTTCATTTTGGGAATGGTTTCTTACCGACGCTTCAATGGCTTCAACAAGCTGAAGATTTCAGGCTCCGAGCATTTGGTAGATCTTCCCGACTCCAATGTACTTTTTGTCTCAAATCATCAAACCTATTTTGCGGATGTCGCGGCTATGTATCATGCCTTTTGTGCAGTAAATAATGGCTATTTAAATTCAATTAAAAATCCAATTTATTTACTGAACCCGAAAGTAGATTTTTATTACGTAGCTGCTGAAGAAACCATGAATAAAGGATTGATGACCAAAATCTTTAAACTGGCAGGAGCAGTGACCGTGAAAAGAACCTGGCGTGCAGAAGGTCATAATGTAAACCGGATGGTCGATTTAAATGAAGTTGACAATATCATGAAAGCCCTAAATAATGGGTGGGTGATCACATTTCCGCAGGGAACAACTGCTGCCTTTGCACAGGGCCGAAAAGGAACTGCAAAGCTGGTAAAAAACAATAAACCTATTGTCATTCCTATTAAAATTAATGGTTTCCGACGGGCCTTCGATAAAAAAGGACTCAAAGTAAAAGTAACGGGAGTAAAGCCAACGATGGAATTTAAAGCACCACTGGACATTGATTATGACAATGAAGATGCGCAAGCCATTATGCACAAAATCATGGTAGCCATTGAACAAACGGAAGATTTCAACGTTTTACATGACTATGATGAAGAGCTAAAAGCTCAAAAAGCAGAAGTTAAAAATTAA
- a CDS encoding helical backbone metal receptor produces the protein MRIVSLVPSITETLFDFGLTADEVVGRTKFCIHPANLVKNVQIIGGTKNLNIEKIKSLNPDLIIANKEENEKLQVEELMTDFKVWVTDISTLEDNHQFISELGKHLDKKELAQNFNERIAHIFNIKTNPLPQKIAYLIWKNPYMTVGDDTFINEVLENIGGENLFKDRKRYPEVTVEELKNADQVFLSSEPFPFQQKHIDELQKELPGKQMILVDGEAFSWFGTHLLQVEDYLRELSKKLA, from the coding sequence ATGAGAATTGTATCGCTCGTTCCGAGTATCACCGAAACCTTGTTTGATTTTGGCTTAACCGCTGATGAGGTTGTAGGACGGACAAAATTTTGTATTCATCCAGCTAATCTTGTGAAAAATGTACAAATTATTGGCGGTACAAAAAATTTAAATATCGAGAAAATCAAGTCTTTGAATCCGGATTTAATCATTGCAAATAAGGAGGAAAATGAGAAACTTCAAGTGGAAGAGTTAATGACTGATTTTAAAGTTTGGGTCACCGATATCTCGACTTTGGAAGATAATCATCAATTCATTTCCGAGCTTGGAAAGCATTTAGATAAAAAGGAATTGGCGCAAAATTTCAATGAAAGAATTGCCCATATTTTTAATATAAAAACAAATCCTTTACCCCAAAAAATCGCGTATCTGATTTGGAAAAATCCCTATATGACGGTAGGGGATGATACTTTTATTAATGAAGTTTTGGAGAATATCGGCGGTGAAAACTTATTTAAAGATCGAAAACGATATCCGGAAGTTACAGTGGAGGAATTAAAAAATGCAGATCAGGTCTTTCTTTCATCGGAACCTTTTCCTTTTCAGCAAAAACATATTGACGAACTTCAAAAAGAACTTCCTGGTAAACAAATGATCCTGGTTGATGGCGAAGCTTTCTCCTGGTTTGGGACGCATTTGCTTCAAGTGGAGGATTATCTGAGAGAATTGTCTAAAAAACTTGCATAA
- the mgtE gene encoding magnesium transporter, with the protein METQDLIFNPQDIAETLSGLPANERFLSFLKVPKQYKADVFSHLDPDFQEDTIRKLGNEEVSDILNGMTPDDRTALFEDFPDELIKYSINHLNPQERRIALKLLGYHVDSIARLMTPYYIQIRREWTVKKCFEQIKKVGKKVETMNHLYVVDERNRLIDDIAIGSLLLAEEDTLISEITDDHFVAITTTTTKEEAVSIFEKYDRSALPIVTESGVLVGIVTIDDILDQIAAQNTEDIQKFGGVDALDMPYTQTSWTDMIKKRGTWLVILFFSEMLTASAMGFFEHEIEKAVVLALFVPLIISSGGNSGSQAATLIIRAMALQEIGLKDWWYVMRKEIVSGVFLGGILGIIGFIRIMVWQETGLYDYGEHWIYIAFSIAVSLLLIILWGTLSGSMIPFVLKRFKLDPATSSAPFVATLVDVTGLIIYFTVAGMFLAGKLL; encoded by the coding sequence TTGGAAACTCAGGACCTTATTTTTAATCCTCAGGATATTGCCGAAACGCTGAGCGGACTTCCCGCAAATGAGCGATTTTTGTCGTTCCTAAAGGTTCCCAAACAATACAAAGCAGATGTTTTTTCTCATTTAGATCCTGATTTTCAAGAAGATACCATTCGGAAATTAGGAAATGAAGAGGTTTCCGACATTTTGAATGGAATGACTCCGGATGATAGAACGGCTCTTTTTGAAGATTTTCCCGATGAATTGATAAAATATTCCATCAATCATCTTAATCCGCAGGAACGAAGGATCGCCCTTAAACTTTTGGGTTATCACGTCGATTCCATTGCGCGTTTGATGACGCCCTATTATATTCAAATTCGACGTGAGTGGACGGTCAAAAAATGTTTCGAACAGATAAAAAAAGTAGGGAAGAAGGTAGAAACCATGAACCATCTTTATGTGGTTGATGAACGAAACCGCCTTATTGATGATATTGCAATCGGCTCTTTGCTTTTGGCAGAAGAAGATACTTTAATTTCCGAAATTACAGATGATCATTTTGTAGCGATTACCACGACCACGACGAAAGAAGAGGCGGTTTCTATTTTTGAAAAATATGACCGTTCTGCCTTACCAATTGTCACCGAAAGTGGAGTGCTCGTTGGGATTGTGACAATTGATGACATTTTAGACCAAATTGCCGCACAGAATACCGAAGATATTCAGAAATTCGGGGGTGTAGATGCGCTGGACATGCCATACACGCAAACTTCGTGGACGGATATGATCAAGAAAAGAGGAACCTGGTTGGTCATCCTTTTCTTCTCAGAAATGTTAACGGCCTCCGCGATGGGTTTCTTCGAGCATGAAATAGAAAAAGCGGTGGTACTTGCGCTGTTTGTTCCTTTGATCATTTCAAGTGGAGGTAACTCCGGTTCTCAGGCAGCAACATTGATTATTCGTGCCATGGCATTACAGGAAATCGGGCTCAAAGACTGGTGGTATGTGATGCGAAAAGAAATAGTTTCGGGTGTTTTTCTGGGAGGAATCTTGGGAATTATCGGTTTTATCAGGATTATGGTTTGGCAAGAAACGGGTCTTTATGATTATGGTGAACACTGGATCTACATTGCTTTTAGTATTGCTGTTTCGCTCTTGCTCATTATCCTTTGGGGAACACTTTCGGGTTCTATGATTCCTTTTGTTTTAAAGCGTTTCAAACTCGATCCAGCGACTTCTTCGGCGCCTTTTGTTGCAACGTTGGTTGATGTAACCGGTTTGATTATTTACTTTACTGTCGCGGGAATGTTCCTGGCAGGTAAACTACTTTAA
- a CDS encoding acetyl-CoA hydrolase/transferase family protein, with translation MIQYVNGEEAVSVIKSGDRIFSHGSACTPNHLIDELARQSSRLQNIEFVSITQQGNVEVAKPQYKDSFYINSLFVSTPVRDAVNSDRGDFIPVFLSEIPTLFKRGMLPLDVAMITVSPPDSHGYCTLGTSVDVARAAVDTSKIIIAQVNPRMPRTHGDGMIHYTKIHRMVWHEEELLTVDYGAKVGVDEMLIGKHVAELIDDRSTLQMGIGTIPDAVLKCLHNHKDLGVHTEMISDGIVDLVANDVINNKYKGTHSNRTITSFAFGTRKLYDYIDDNPSFEFMDVEHVNYPINIMKNKKMVAINSAIEIDLTGQVCADSIGTYQYSGIGGQMDFMRGAALSEGGKPIIAISSRTKKGIPRITPFLKEGAGVVTTRGHIHYVVTEFGVAYLYGKNLRQRAKALIEIAHPDDREMLDAAAFDRFKVLV, from the coding sequence ATGATTCAGTATGTCAATGGCGAGGAAGCGGTTTCAGTAATCAAAAGTGGTGATCGAATTTTTTCGCACGGTAGTGCCTGTACGCCCAATCATTTAATCGATGAGTTGGCTCGACAATCTTCGCGCCTGCAAAATATAGAATTTGTTTCTATAACACAGCAGGGAAATGTAGAAGTTGCTAAACCACAATACAAAGACAGTTTTTACATTAATTCGCTTTTCGTTTCAACGCCGGTTCGTGACGCAGTTAATTCTGATCGTGGTGATTTTATACCCGTATTCTTAAGTGAAATCCCAACTCTTTTCAAGAGAGGAATGCTTCCCTTAGATGTTGCTATGATCACCGTTTCTCCACCGGACTCTCACGGTTACTGTACACTGGGAACCTCGGTAGACGTTGCAAGAGCGGCAGTTGACACGTCAAAGATAATCATTGCACAAGTGAATCCGAGAATGCCCCGAACGCATGGTGATGGAATGATTCATTACACGAAAATTCACAGAATGGTGTGGCATGAAGAAGAATTGCTTACCGTGGATTATGGCGCAAAAGTAGGCGTGGATGAAATGCTTATAGGAAAGCATGTTGCCGAATTAATTGATGACCGATCCACTTTGCAAATGGGTATCGGAACGATCCCCGACGCTGTTTTAAAGTGTCTGCATAATCATAAAGATTTAGGCGTTCATACCGAAATGATCAGTGACGGAATTGTAGATCTAGTCGCAAATGATGTGATTAACAATAAATATAAAGGAACCCATTCTAACCGTACCATTACGAGTTTTGCTTTCGGAACAAGAAAACTGTACGATTATATTGATGATAATCCTTCATTCGAGTTTATGGATGTCGAGCATGTAAACTACCCGATTAACATTATGAAAAATAAAAAAATGGTTGCTATAAATTCAGCCATTGAAATCGATTTGACGGGACAGGTTTGTGCAGATTCAATCGGTACTTATCAATACAGTGGTATTGGTGGCCAAATGGATTTTATGCGTGGTGCTGCACTTTCTGAAGGTGGAAAACCGATCATTGCGATTTCTTCCCGTACTAAAAAAGGTATTCCGAGAATTACACCATTCCTAAAAGAAGGCGCTGGTGTTGTAACAACCAGAGGACATATCCACTATGTAGTAACCGAGTTTGGAGTAGCTTATCTGTATGGTAAAAATCTTCGTCAGCGCGCGAAAGCACTTATCGAAATTGCTCATCCGGATGACCGCGAAATGCTCGACGCTGCAGCATTTGACCGATTTAAAGTTTTAGTTTAA
- a CDS encoding NUDIX hydrolase: MKSFGRDLLTKIQQAKLQGEAAHEIYSPPYRPLYSYEEILAKNPKFAAVNILLYLKDNEWYLPLIVRSENERDRHSGQISLPGGKKEDFDPNYAATAKRETSEEVGVEEHYIRIIRELSPIYIPPSNFYVKAFVSYTKKNPQFILQETEAVELIELPVSSLLNLKDEPEMMVLPSSRGVEVPVINFNGYIIWGATSMILSEFSLLLKNL; the protein is encoded by the coding sequence ATGAAAAGCTTTGGCAGAGATTTACTCACAAAAATACAGCAGGCAAAACTCCAGGGAGAAGCTGCGCACGAAATTTATTCCCCTCCGTACCGACCTTTATATTCTTATGAAGAAATTTTAGCCAAAAATCCGAAGTTCGCTGCCGTGAACATTCTTTTGTATTTAAAGGACAACGAATGGTATCTTCCGCTTATTGTTCGGAGTGAAAACGAGCGCGACCGACACAGTGGCCAAATTTCTTTACCGGGAGGAAAAAAGGAAGACTTTGATCCTAATTATGCCGCAACCGCCAAAAGGGAAACATCTGAGGAAGTTGGTGTAGAGGAGCATTACATTCGCATCATTCGGGAACTTTCCCCAATTTATATTCCACCAAGCAATTTCTATGTAAAAGCTTTTGTTTCCTACACGAAGAAAAATCCGCAATTTATATTGCAGGAAACGGAAGCTGTAGAATTAATTGAGTTGCCTGTTTCGTCTCTTCTTAATTTAAAAGATGAGCCAGAAATGATGGTTTTGCCCAGTTCTCGCGGGGTAGAAGTTCCGGTGATCAACTTCAACGGATATATCATTTGGGGCGCTACCTCTATGATTCTAAGTGAATTTAGTTTGTTGCTGAAAAATTTGTAA
- the dapA gene encoding 4-hydroxy-tetrahydrodipicolinate synthase, translating to MSNLKGLGVALVTPFNEDLSVDFDSLTKLVEFNITNGTNYLVVLGTTAEAATLSTEEKNEVVQHIIKINNKRLPLVLGIGGNNTMEVKKQIEETDLSDFEAILSVSPYYNRPNQEGLYQHYKVLAATGKKIIIYNVPSRTGQNIEAATTVRLAKEFPNLFLIKEAAPNINQYFDILRQKPEGFNLVSGDDEFTLPVTLAGGNGVISVIGQAYPKEFSTMVQLAFEGKVKEAYEIHNKLVEITRLIFAEGNPAGIKTILAEMGILKNVVRLPLVVATDGLQEKIKKEMAKI from the coding sequence ATGAGCAATTTAAAAGGTCTGGGTGTGGCTTTGGTTACGCCTTTTAATGAAGATTTGTCCGTAGATTTTGATTCTTTAACCAAACTGGTAGAATTTAACATCACCAATGGCACAAACTATCTTGTGGTTCTAGGAACAACTGCAGAAGCTGCGACTCTTTCTACTGAAGAAAAAAATGAGGTAGTACAACATATCATTAAGATCAATAATAAACGTCTGCCCTTGGTTTTAGGAATTGGTGGAAACAATACGATGGAAGTGAAAAAGCAGATAGAAGAAACTGATCTATCAGATTTTGAGGCCATACTTTCTGTGTCACCGTATTACAACAGACCCAATCAGGAAGGACTTTATCAACACTATAAAGTGTTGGCGGCAACTGGTAAGAAAATAATCATTTACAACGTTCCATCCAGAACGGGTCAGAATATCGAAGCTGCAACTACTGTACGATTAGCTAAGGAATTTCCAAATTTATTTTTAATTAAAGAGGCAGCACCAAACATCAATCAATATTTTGATATTTTACGTCAAAAACCAGAAGGTTTCAATTTGGTATCGGGTGATGATGAATTTACACTTCCAGTAACTTTAGCAGGCGGAAACGGCGTAATATCAGTGATTGGGCAAGCGTATCCGAAAGAATTCTCGACAATGGTTCAATTGGCATTTGAAGGAAAGGTGAAAGAAGCCTATGAAATCCACAATAAACTGGTTGAAATAACGAGGTTGATTTTCGCAGAAGGAAATCCAGCCGGAATCAAAACAATTTTAGCGGAAATGGGTATTTTGAAAAACGTAGTACGATTACCATTGGTGGTTGCTACAGATGGTTTACAAGAAAAAATTAAAAAAGAAATGGCAAAAATATAA
- a CDS encoding homogentisate 1,2-dioxygenase — MSYQRAGKIPQKRHTVFKSQDDQFYYEQLFGTEGFHGISSLLYHIHRPTQIKSISEPKDVTPKIAVGKNVTPRMFKGMNVAAEDDFLDSRKVLLVNNDLKMGLAKPRKSTPYFYKNAECDELLFIHEGSGTLKTFLGNLEFSYGDYLIIPRGTIYTIEFKDENNVLLFIESHSPINTPKRYRNEFGQLLEHSPFCERDIETPTFVDPVDEKGEFLIKVKKENQLWDFVYATHPFDVVGWDGYFYPYKFNIKNFEPITGRIHQPPPVHQNFEAHNFVVCSFVARMYDYHPQAIPAPYNHSNIDSDEVLFYTEGDFMSRNHIDLMDFTLHPGGIVHGPHPGAMERSIGKKFTEEYAVMVDPFRPFQITEEAMKVQDPSYKTSWLESEDHSLHDRSQE, encoded by the coding sequence ATGAGTTATCAGCGCGCCGGAAAAATCCCACAGAAAAGACATACTGTTTTTAAATCACAGGATGATCAGTTTTACTACGAACAACTTTTTGGTACGGAAGGATTTCACGGCATTTCCTCTCTACTCTACCATATTCACCGACCTACGCAGATAAAATCGATCAGCGAACCCAAAGATGTGACGCCGAAAATTGCGGTTGGAAAGAATGTAACCCCACGAATGTTTAAGGGAATGAATGTGGCCGCCGAAGATGATTTTTTGGACAGCCGGAAAGTTCTTTTGGTAAACAATGACCTTAAAATGGGCTTGGCAAAACCGAGAAAATCCACACCCTACTTTTATAAAAATGCGGAATGTGATGAACTCCTTTTCATTCACGAAGGAAGCGGAACTTTAAAAACATTTTTAGGAAATCTGGAATTTTCGTACGGTGATTATTTAATTATTCCGCGCGGAACAATTTATACTATCGAGTTTAAAGATGAAAATAACGTCTTACTTTTTATCGAAAGTCACTCCCCGATCAATACGCCAAAACGGTACAGAAATGAGTTTGGCCAATTGTTGGAACATTCGCCATTTTGCGAGCGTGATATCGAAACCCCAACTTTTGTAGATCCGGTTGATGAAAAAGGAGAATTTTTAATTAAAGTAAAGAAAGAAAATCAACTCTGGGATTTCGTGTACGCCACTCATCCGTTCGATGTTGTTGGTTGGGACGGTTATTTTTATCCTTATAAATTTAATATTAAAAACTTCGAACCGATTACGGGCCGTATTCACCAACCGCCGCCAGTTCATCAGAATTTCGAAGCACATAATTTCGTGGTTTGCTCCTTTGTGGCCAGAATGTACGATTATCATCCACAAGCGATTCCCGCACCTTACAACCATTCCAATATTGATTCCGATGAAGTTTTATTTTATACAGAAGGGGATTTTATGAGTCGCAATCATATTGATTTAATGGACTTCACCTTGCATCCGGGCGGTATTGTTCATGGTCCTCATCCCGGAGCGATGGAACGCAGCATCGGAAAAAAATTCACGGAGGAATATGCCGTAATGGTTGATCCTTTCCGACCTTTTCAAATTACAGAAGAAGCGATGAAGGTTCAAGACCCTTCCTACAAAACATCTTGGTTAGAAAGTGAAGATCATTCATTGCATGATCGCAGTCAGGAATAA
- a CDS encoding 5'-nucleotidase C-terminal domain-containing protein produces the protein MKNKYLISGLALFAILSCKTPLNIAKVQTEKNISISQDLPEDQNFNTVIAPYKQELEGKMNTKISHTSVDLTKSGDDSNLGNLLADYTFEGADDWAKKNGIPGGVDGAVINIGGIRTTIAAGDILTRQIYEVMPFENEVMIMKMKGSDMQGLFDYYLKTQKNNPVSHIVIETDHDKITTKLINGKPLDPTKTYYIATSDYLAFGGDNMDYFKKGEMIATGIKLRDLFLEKFIANPEVKVPTDRRLNFKNKKNKTDE, from the coding sequence ATGAAAAACAAATATCTGATCTCGGGTTTAGCGCTTTTCGCGATTTTGTCGTGTAAAACGCCGCTGAATATTGCCAAGGTACAAACCGAGAAAAACATATCTATATCGCAAGATTTACCGGAAGATCAAAATTTCAACACCGTTATCGCTCCTTATAAACAGGAACTGGAGGGAAAGATGAATACCAAAATCTCTCATACTTCGGTTGATTTAACAAAAAGTGGAGATGACAGCAATCTGGGAAATCTGCTCGCAGATTATACTTTTGAAGGCGCTGATGACTGGGCGAAAAAAAATGGAATTCCAGGAGGAGTTGACGGTGCCGTCATTAATATTGGTGGTATCCGTACCACGATTGCAGCCGGGGATATTTTGACCAGACAGATTTATGAAGTAATGCCTTTCGAAAATGAAGTCATGATTATGAAAATGAAAGGCAGCGATATGCAGGGTCTTTTTGATTACTACTTGAAAACTCAGAAAAACAATCCTGTTTCACATATTGTGATCGAGACAGATCATGATAAAATTACAACAAAGCTTATCAATGGAAAACCACTAGATCCTACGAAAACTTATTATATCGCGACTTCAGATTATCTGGCTTTTGGTGGAGATAATATGGATTATTTTAAGAAAGGCGAAATGATCGCAACGGGAATTAAATTACGTGATTTGTTTCTGGAAAAATTTATTGCCAATCCGGAAGTAAAAGTGCCAACTGACAGACGCCTTAATTTTAAAAATAAAAAGAACAAAACCGATGAATAG